TAGATCTATTTCTTTAAGCAGTTCTTTAGCTACAGGAGGCCCTTCAATTTCTTGATAATTTCCAGCTGAACTATTATACTTCCTTTCACTTTCTTTAATCCCTATATCATGAAGTATAGAAGCTAATTCAAGTATAAGCATTTCATTATCGTTTAATCCTTCTAATTGGCCTATAGTTTTGCTGAAACCATATACTTTTAAAGCATGATTTATTCTTTTTATATCATTTCCAAAATAAAGTATCATTTTTTTAGTAACGTAACTTGCTAAATCTGACATGAGTACCTCCTTATATTTAAATTATAGTATTAGTATATCTAATTTGTATTAGTATATCAATTTTACTGTGATAAAATATTCATATATTTATTAATTAAAAAATAGGGGATTAGGTGTAATGAAAAGTATTTTATTAGTAGAAGATGATAAATCATTAAATAGGGGAATTAGCTTTAAATTGAATAAAGAAGGATACAAGGTTTTTTCATCAAGAACTATTGAAGAAGCAAAAATAATATTAGAAGAAAATAGTGTTGACCTTATGATCCTTGATGTAGGATTGCCTGATGGAAATGGATTTGATTTCTGTGGGGAAGTTAGGAAAAGAAATGACTTACTTATTATATTCTTAACGGCTTGTGATCAAGAAATTGATATTGTAACAGGACTTGATATGGGAGCAGATGACTATATAGCCAAGCCATTTAGTCTTATGGTATTAATGTCTAAAATAAATGCTCTACTTCGAAGAAATTCTAATAAAAATCAAAGCAAAAAAATCGTATCTGGAGATATAGTTTTTTCTATAACGGATATGAAAGTGTTAAAAAATGAAGAGGAATTATTTCTAAGTAAGACTGAAATAAAACTTTTAAAATATTTAATGGATAATGCAGGACAAATCATAACCAAAGATCAGCTTTTAAATAAATTATGGGACATAGATAGCACATTTGTAGATGAAAATACCATAGCAGTAAATATAAGAAGACTTAGAGAAAAGATAGAGGACAATCCTTCAACACCTAAATATATAAAGAATGTTAGGGGAATGGGATATATATGGACAGAAGGATGTGTAAAGATATGATTGAATATTTAAAAGAAAATCCCTTATTAAAGAAAGTATTTAATATAATGATTATTACTATATTAAGTACCTTAGTGATAACTTGTTTTGTAAATTACTATATAACTGAACAAGTGTATAAGCAAAATATAAATTCTACACTTCAACTAGTTGGAACACTTACAAGATTAAATCCTGGAAATGAAACTGAAATTGTAAAAACTGTACTGCTTAAAAAATATGATGCTAAAAATTTGGAATATGGAAAAAACATTGCTAAAAAATATGGCTATGATGATGAAGTTACAGCATGGAATGATGATGCATTTAATAAAAATGTATATAATATGATAAAAATTAATTTTATATTGTTTATAGTAATCTTAATTGAATCAATGTGGATTTTCAGAAGTTGCAGTTCATATATTATGAAAAGGCTTGAATATATATTAAATAGTGTTGATGAGGCAATAAATGGAAAACTATTGACGGATATGAATAGCTTCAATGAAGGAATTTTGCCTAAGATATATTCTAAGCTGTGCGATTTAAGCAGAATACTTAATTTAAATATCGAAAAATTATATAGGGAAAAAGAAAATATAAAGTCACTTGTTACAGATATTTCACATCAAATAAAAACTCCCCTATCCTCAATTAAAC
The genomic region above belongs to Clostridium sp. AWRP and contains:
- a CDS encoding HD domain-containing protein, translating into MSDLASYVTKKMILYFGNDIKRINHALKVYGFSKTIGQLEGLNDNEMLILELASILHDIGIKESERKYNSSAGNYQEIEGPPVAKELLKEIDLDDTIIKRVCFLIGNHHSYNKIDKIDLQILIESDFLVNTYENNIKISDIEYMKNKYFKTSTGKELLNSIYIK
- a CDS encoding HAMP domain-containing sensor histidine kinase; translation: MIEYLKENPLLKKVFNIMIITILSTLVITCFVNYYITEQVYKQNINSTLQLVGTLTRLNPGNETEIVKTVLLKKYDAKNLEYGKNIAKKYGYDDEVTAWNDDAFNKNVYNMIKINFILFIVILIESMWIFRSCSSYIMKRLEYILNSVDEAINGKLLTDMNSFNEGILPKIYSKLCDLSRILNLNIEKLYREKENIKSLVTDISHQIKTPLSSIKLFNSILIEDESISKNEKREFLNTIKEEVLKLEWLTGSLIKLSRLEASMIELKKEKKSIKDTIYKAIEGVYSKALQKNIEINAENVYEFSIFHDVRWTKEAIINVLENAIKYTDSTGKINVSMSDMNFFIRIDIEDTGIGILGEDFNKIFKRFFRGSCKMVQESEGSGVGLYLTRKILEEQGGSIMVDSKLGEGSKFSLFLQKCK
- a CDS encoding response regulator transcription factor translates to MKSILLVEDDKSLNRGISFKLNKEGYKVFSSRTIEEAKIILEENSVDLMILDVGLPDGNGFDFCGEVRKRNDLLIIFLTACDQEIDIVTGLDMGADDYIAKPFSLMVLMSKINALLRRNSNKNQSKKIVSGDIVFSITDMKVLKNEEELFLSKTEIKLLKYLMDNAGQIITKDQLLNKLWDIDSTFVDENTIAVNIRRLREKIEDNPSTPKYIKNVRGMGYIWTEGCVKI